One Sphaerisporangium krabiense DNA segment encodes these proteins:
- a CDS encoding M6 family metalloprotease domain-containing protein, whose product MTSSVHHAKSRRKISVKRRLALLFAAIVLGPAGLVTAQAPASAAPPPAPPNPWQADNWPQRQPWQEQEPSALFKGKPGGPAAIDPQNWKNPDHMTWADYKPVPGTKWANPAAKGSKRTFKGALVLLDYPNQSFVVTRPARSTVFGNPSVEAHDVPREQVAEFYKDFLNTPNTLNRGHTIHEYWMEDSGGRYGVDLTAFGPYRMPGKSHEYAMEFQAGTGCPAGDTCNRNIRTDGRAAWVADVGADTAAGFDFVFFLSAGQDESSTWQEFGSMKFPTKEDVTDEFGPPDPSLPNWARTRYVEWTSWASGSTIWPNAGGGSSTQAESSGMSVYAHEFSHILGIGDNYNNPFGVPPRRDYSGPWEMLSRGTFNGPGGPHSRWVIPPTGGSAMGAQHMLRNKLKLEMVDERNVLRLSREALAQSGLVVARVTAREARPGDTGLSGVNITLDKDRAPACDAATDPYCDGGGYDNYTVEVVDRIGADSFTPDSGVLLAKTKNEDDAPFEWVVDANPQHIGMTDYVLPDGTKVPITIGDYRQLSDALFHAGADSGSEYEYTDEGNRLRFYVIDKHRDRQGLLSYTVAVRSLDGAGPQKRGVRVLPSAAVTKGTEWVACELPLTNTGKAAAPRGQHPEDVSAYLKSDVYRLSATVDGKGWTAWLPNKLTAVDFGGTASVVVYAQRTPGGNHLAKVNLTATSESDPSKTSTASCRLVSL is encoded by the coding sequence GTGACGTCGTCGGTCCATCATGCCAAGAGCCGCCGGAAGATCTCCGTAAAGAGACGGCTCGCGCTCCTCTTCGCCGCGATCGTGCTCGGGCCCGCGGGGCTCGTGACCGCCCAGGCCCCGGCCTCGGCCGCGCCGCCGCCCGCGCCCCCGAACCCCTGGCAGGCCGACAACTGGCCGCAGCGCCAGCCCTGGCAGGAACAGGAGCCGTCGGCGCTGTTCAAGGGCAAGCCGGGCGGGCCCGCCGCGATCGACCCGCAGAACTGGAAGAACCCCGACCACATGACGTGGGCCGACTACAAGCCGGTCCCAGGAACGAAGTGGGCGAACCCCGCCGCCAAGGGCTCCAAGCGGACGTTCAAGGGCGCGCTCGTCCTTCTGGACTACCCGAACCAGTCCTTCGTCGTCACCCGGCCGGCGCGCTCGACGGTCTTCGGCAACCCCAGCGTGGAGGCGCACGACGTCCCCCGCGAGCAGGTGGCCGAGTTCTACAAGGACTTCCTCAACACCCCGAACACCCTGAACCGCGGGCACACCATCCACGAGTACTGGATGGAGGACTCGGGTGGCCGGTACGGCGTCGACCTCACCGCGTTCGGCCCGTACCGGATGCCCGGCAAGTCGCACGAGTACGCGATGGAGTTCCAGGCGGGCACCGGGTGCCCGGCCGGGGACACCTGCAACCGCAACATCCGCACCGACGGCCGCGCCGCGTGGGTCGCCGACGTCGGCGCGGACACGGCCGCCGGGTTCGACTTCGTCTTCTTCCTGAGCGCGGGCCAGGACGAGTCCTCCACCTGGCAGGAGTTCGGGTCGATGAAGTTCCCCACCAAGGAGGACGTCACCGACGAGTTCGGCCCGCCGGACCCGAGCCTGCCCAACTGGGCCAGGACCCGGTACGTCGAGTGGACCTCCTGGGCCTCGGGCTCCACCATCTGGCCCAACGCCGGCGGCGGCTCCTCCACCCAGGCCGAGAGCTCCGGCATGAGCGTGTACGCCCACGAGTTCAGCCACATCCTCGGCATCGGCGACAACTACAACAACCCGTTCGGCGTGCCGCCGCGCCGTGACTACTCCGGCCCCTGGGAGATGCTCAGCCGCGGCACCTTCAACGGCCCCGGCGGTCCGCACAGCCGCTGGGTGATCCCGCCCACCGGCGGCTCGGCCATGGGCGCCCAGCACATGCTCCGCAACAAGCTCAAGCTGGAGATGGTGGACGAGCGGAACGTCCTGCGCCTGTCGCGCGAGGCGCTCGCCCAGTCGGGCCTGGTCGTCGCGCGGGTGACGGCCCGCGAGGCGCGACCGGGCGACACCGGCCTGTCCGGCGTGAACATCACCCTCGACAAGGACCGCGCCCCGGCGTGCGACGCCGCCACCGACCCGTACTGCGACGGCGGCGGCTACGACAACTACACGGTCGAGGTCGTGGACCGGATCGGCGCCGACTCCTTCACGCCCGACTCCGGCGTGCTGCTGGCCAAGACCAAGAACGAGGACGACGCGCCGTTCGAATGGGTCGTGGACGCCAACCCCCAGCACATCGGCATGACCGACTACGTGCTGCCCGACGGGACCAAGGTGCCCATCACGATCGGCGACTACCGCCAGCTGTCCGACGCGCTGTTCCACGCGGGCGCCGACTCCGGCAGCGAGTACGAGTACACCGACGAGGGCAACCGCCTGCGGTTCTACGTCATCGACAAGCACCGCGACCGGCAGGGCCTGCTGTCCTACACCGTGGCGGTCCGCTCCCTGGACGGCGCGGGGCCGCAGAAGCGCGGCGTGCGCGTGCTGCCGAGCGCCGCGGTCACCAAGGGCACGGAGTGGGTGGCCTGCGAGCTGCCGCTCACCAACACGGGCAAGGCCGCGGCGCCACGCGGGCAGCACCCCGAGGACGTCTCCGCCTACCTGAAGTCCGACGTCTACCGGCTGTCGGCGACCGTGGACGGCAAGGGCTGGACGGCCTGGCTGCCCAACAAGCTGACCGCCGTCGACTTCGGCGGGACCGCCTCCGTGGTGGTCTACGCGCAGCGGACGCCGGGCGGCAACCACCTCGCCAAGGTGAACCTCACCGCCACCTCGGAGAGTGACCCGTCCAAGACCTCCACCGCCTCGTGCCGGCTGGTGAGCCTCTGA
- a CDS encoding carboxymuconolactone decarboxylase family protein, translating into MAYIELGNESPGVGGLMEYRPETGRTLSRLAETLLRDEETISHPDNTLTRGERELIATYVSSLNACKFCSTSHAAFAAAQLPGGAQTVADTCGDLGSAPVSDKLKALLRIAGAVQQGGKAVTAEDVAAARATGATDLEIHDTVLIAAAFCMYNRYVDGLGTWAPDDPAGYEQAAQRIVAEGYMSRYAETAGA; encoded by the coding sequence GTGGCGTACATCGAGTTGGGTAACGAGTCCCCGGGCGTCGGCGGGCTCATGGAGTACCGGCCCGAGACCGGCAGGACGCTGAGCCGGCTGGCCGAGACACTGCTCAGGGACGAGGAGACGATCTCCCATCCGGACAACACCCTCACCCGCGGCGAGCGCGAGCTCATCGCCACCTACGTGTCCTCGCTGAACGCCTGCAAGTTCTGTTCCACCTCGCACGCCGCCTTCGCCGCCGCCCAGCTCCCCGGGGGCGCGCAGACGGTCGCCGACACCTGCGGCGACCTCGGCAGCGCCCCGGTGTCGGACAAGCTCAAGGCCCTGCTGCGCATCGCCGGAGCCGTCCAGCAGGGCGGCAAGGCCGTGACCGCGGAGGACGTCGCCGCCGCCCGCGCGACCGGCGCCACCGACCTGGAGATCCACGACACCGTCCTCATCGCCGCCGCGTTCTGCATGTACAACCGCTACGTGGACGGCCTCGGCACCTGGGCCCCCGACGACCCCGCCGGGTACGAGCAGGCCGCCCAGCGGATCGTCGCCGAGGGCTACATGAGCCGCTACGCCGAGACCGCCGGCGCCTGA
- a CDS encoding 4a-hydroxytetrahydrobiopterin dehydratase, with amino-acid sequence MDRLDDAAIITRLAETPDWRREGDEIRRTITAPDFRTAIAIVNDVAEQAEHLNHHPDIDIRWRRLHLVLTTHDAGGLTETDFKLAARIDAIAADHGA; translated from the coding sequence ATGGACAGGCTGGACGACGCGGCGATCATCACCCGGCTGGCCGAGACGCCCGACTGGCGGCGCGAGGGCGACGAGATCCGGCGCACGATCACGGCGCCCGACTTCCGCACCGCCATCGCCATCGTCAACGACGTGGCCGAGCAGGCGGAGCACCTGAACCACCACCCCGACATCGACATCCGCTGGCGGCGGCTGCATCTCGTGCTCACCACCCATGACGCCGGGGGCCTGACCGAGACGGACTTCAAGCTCGCCGCGCGCATCGACGCCATCGCCGCCGACCACGGCGCCTGA